A single window of Brevundimonas vitisensis DNA harbors:
- a CDS encoding MotE family protein — MSKLPRLLPLIAIAIGGVVLVRAVGVAPGLFQGAVAWAEEAVPAEAAATPAAAAVCALTPEQLADQAGISPAELQIIQSLSSRRGELDARDADFATMLPLMVAAEQKLDAKIAALAAIKGEVETLLGQVDEREQAEIDRLVSVYSAMRPREAAAVFVTLDDSVRLPVAAAMRPRALAAILAQMPPAAARELTEKLASRYQAQALAARAAVAGGDAPAPAPAPTSTAAATPAAGAATATPAANRPAASRPAARPAARPAARPAARPAAQTPRPATPTAQTPAPSATPPASAPRPASSQPRQSVQ, encoded by the coding sequence ATGAGCAAGCTGCCCCGCCTTCTGCCCCTGATCGCCATCGCCATCGGCGGGGTGGTCCTGGTTCGTGCTGTCGGTGTGGCACCGGGTCTGTTCCAGGGCGCGGTGGCCTGGGCCGAGGAGGCGGTCCCGGCCGAAGCCGCCGCGACGCCCGCTGCCGCAGCGGTCTGTGCCCTGACGCCCGAGCAGTTGGCGGATCAGGCCGGGATCTCGCCTGCGGAACTGCAGATCATCCAGTCGCTGTCCTCGCGTCGCGGTGAGCTGGACGCACGTGACGCCGATTTCGCAACCATGCTGCCGCTCATGGTCGCGGCCGAACAAAAACTGGACGCCAAGATCGCAGCCCTCGCCGCGATAAAGGGCGAGGTGGAAACCCTTCTGGGTCAGGTCGACGAACGCGAGCAGGCCGAGATTGACCGGCTGGTGTCCGTCTATTCGGCGATGCGGCCCCGCGAGGCTGCGGCAGTCTTTGTGACCCTGGACGATTCGGTGCGCCTGCCGGTGGCGGCGGCCATGCGGCCCCGCGCCCTGGCCGCCATCCTGGCTCAGATGCCCCCGGCCGCCGCGCGCGAACTGACCGAGAAACTGGCAAGCCGGTATCAGGCGCAAGCCCTGGCAGCACGTGCCGCCGTCGCCGGGGGTGATGCCCCGGCACCGGCACCGGCACCGACCAGCACGGCTGCGGCGACCCCTGCTGCTGGCGCGGCGACGGCGACACCCGCAGCGAACCGGCCGGCGGCAAGCCGCCCCGCTGCTCGGCCTGCGGCCCGTCCGGCAGCCCGCCCCGCCGCCCGCCCGGCCGCTCAGACGCCCCGTCCAGCCACGCCCACGGCACAGACCCCGGCCCCCTCGGCCACCCCGCCGGCATCGGCCCCCCGGCCGGCATCCAGCCAGCCTCGCCAGTCGGTGCAGTAG
- a CDS encoding DUF3297 family protein: MTDTLPDRLSVDPDSPFHDAEVLARDIGVRFKGEEKTNVEEYCVSEGWVRLAVGKRVDRRGKALTVKLQGTVEPYFKQG, from the coding sequence ATGACCGATACTCTGCCAGACCGCCTGTCGGTCGATCCCGACAGCCCCTTCCACGATGCCGAGGTGCTGGCCCGCGATATCGGCGTGCGGTTCAAGGGCGAGGAAAAGACCAATGTCGAGGAGTACTGCGTCTCCGAAGGCTGGGTTCGGCTGGCGGTCGGCAAGCGGGTGGACCGTCGCGGCAAGGCCCTGACGGTTAAGCTGCAGGGGACGGTGGAGCCCTACTTCAAACAGGGCTGA
- the fliM gene encoding flagellar motor switch protein FliM encodes MTDAAFADGEADPFGALSEDRGSAMPERVLNQDEIDSLLGFDLGDDDGSERSGIRAIINSALVSYERLPMLEIVFDRLVRLMTTSLRNFTSDNVEVSLDNISSIRFGDYLNSIPLPAILAVFRAEELDNYGLLTVDSNLIYSIVDVLLGGRRGTAALRIEGRPYTTIERVLVQRMVEVVLNDARQAFEPLTPVHFNLDRLETNPRFAAIARPANAAILVKLRIDMEDRGGRIELLLPYATLEPIRKMLLQQFMGEKFGRDNIWEGHLATELWTTDTEVRAVLDEQQAPLSTVLNLKVGDTLMLNATPDSNVSIRAGAIPLTTGKMGRRGQHIAVRVEEPINIDAATRVARGKR; translated from the coding sequence ATGACCGATGCCGCCTTTGCCGATGGTGAGGCCGATCCGTTCGGCGCCCTGAGCGAGGATCGCGGCTCGGCCATGCCCGAGCGGGTCCTGAACCAGGACGAGATCGACAGTCTGCTGGGCTTTGACCTGGGGGACGACGACGGGTCGGAGCGCAGTGGCATCCGCGCCATCATCAACTCGGCGCTGGTGTCGTACGAGCGACTGCCCATGCTGGAAATCGTATTCGACCGCCTGGTGCGGTTGATGACGACCAGCCTGCGCAACTTCACCTCGGACAATGTCGAGGTGAGCCTGGACAACATCTCTTCGATCCGGTTCGGCGACTATCTGAACTCGATCCCCCTGCCGGCGATCCTGGCGGTGTTTCGAGCTGAGGAGCTGGACAACTATGGCCTGCTCACGGTCGATTCCAACCTGATCTACTCGATCGTTGATGTGCTGCTGGGCGGACGGCGCGGCACGGCGGCGCTGCGGATCGAGGGTCGGCCCTATACCACGATCGAGCGGGTGCTGGTCCAGCGGATGGTCGAGGTGGTGCTGAACGACGCCCGTCAGGCGTTCGAGCCGCTGACTCCTGTCCATTTCAACTTGGACCGGCTGGAAACCAATCCACGCTTTGCCGCCATCGCGCGCCCGGCCAACGCGGCCATCCTGGTGAAGCTGCGGATCGATATGGAAGACCGGGGTGGGCGCATCGAGCTGCTGCTGCCCTATGCGACGCTGGAGCCGATCCGCAAGATGCTGCTGCAGCAGTTCATGGGCGAGAAGTTCGGGCGCGACAACATCTGGGAAGGCCACCTGGCCACCGAGCTCTGGACCACCGATACCGAGGTCCGGGCCGTCCTGGATGAGCAGCAGGCGCCGCTGTCCACGGTGCTGAACCTCAAGGTCGGCGACACCCTGATGCTGAATGCGACGCCGGACTCAAATGTGTCCATCCGGGCAGGCGCGATCCCGCTGACGACAGGAAAGATGGGACGACGGGGCCAGCATATCGCTGTGCGGGTCGAAGAGCCGATCAACATTGACGCCGCCACGCGCGTCGCTCGGGGGAAACGCTGA
- a CDS encoding DUF6468 domain-containing protein: MTGVVLDAVLMLLLVAALAYGIRLDRRLRTLREGQLAFAGAVNELNAAAGRAEAALGSLRAASGETDMLHDRILKARAVKQELEMLIARAPSLPSHQGEGRSRSDPGGEVRKTESGPLYSTPADASRQPILPMTGREDEDAERALRMAALAARIQGDLKPSAPVAAAPASQSAFPQLRAANQAAQESLSRARRNLDADLFAA, translated from the coding sequence ATGACGGGTGTGGTGCTCGATGCCGTGCTTATGCTGCTGCTGGTCGCGGCCCTGGCCTATGGGATTCGGCTGGACCGGCGTTTGCGAACCCTGCGCGAGGGGCAACTGGCCTTCGCCGGTGCGGTCAATGAACTGAACGCTGCAGCCGGCCGGGCCGAGGCTGCGCTGGGATCGCTGCGTGCGGCCAGCGGCGAGACCGACATGCTGCACGACCGCATCCTGAAGGCTCGTGCCGTCAAGCAGGAGCTGGAGATGCTGATCGCGCGCGCTCCCTCTCTTCCTTCCCATCAGGGGGAGGGACGATCGCGCAGCGATCCGGGTGGGGAAGTCCGTAAGACGGAGTCTGGACCTTTGTATTCCACCCCGGCCGACGCTTCGCGTCAGCCGATTCTCCCCATGACGGGGAGGGAGGATGAAGACGCGGAGCGGGCCCTGCGGATGGCGGCCCTGGCGGCGCGGATCCAGGGCGATTTGAAGCCGTCCGCACCGGTGGCCGCTGCGCCGGCGTCGCAATCGGCCTTCCCTCAACTGCGGGCTGCTAACCAAGCTGCGCAAGAGAGCCTTAGCCGGGCGCGGCGCAATCTGGATGCCGACCTTTTTGCGGCCTGA